The window GATCTCGTGGTACTCCAGCAGCTGCTTGGTGAGGATCTTGTCCTGCGCCAGCAGCAGCCCCGCCGTCCCCGAGCCGGTGAACTTCACCCGCGCCATCTCCATCAGCGCCGCGACGTTCACCTCCATCCGGTAGTCCTCGGCGAACGTCTCGCAGAGGTTGAACACCAGGTCGCACTTCGAGCGCTCGATCTCCTGGAGGATGTCGAAGACGCGATCACTCACCGCCACGGTGGAGACTTCATGCCCCAGCTGTCGCAGGGACTCGCCCACCTGAGTGACGACGGCATCCACCGGCTCTCCGTCCGGCTGATAGTGAAGGATGGCGATCTTCAGGGGAGGTACCGGCATGACAAAAGTGTAAGGCGTCATGCCGCCATGTGCATCCAGGCACTGGGGCGCTCCCGCACTTTTTGCCCGCCGGCCTCAGTCCACTTCGAAGAAGCGGTCCGTATAGAGGTAGTTCATCGCCAGCGCCGTCACCAGTGAGGTGAGCTTGGTGAGGTACTCGCGCGTCTTGTCCAGGTGGATGGCCAGCCGCAGCGCCACGGCGCGCTCGAGCAGGTGGTCCACCAGCGCCACCACCACCGGGCGGCCCACGCCGCTGTACTGGGTGACGGACTGGATGAGGGACTGGCGCTCGGCGCGAATGAGCGTCTCCGCGCTGGCCGGCGCGGTGTCCGGCGGCTCGAACAGCCCGAGCAGATCCTGGTCCAGGTGCTCGCGCAAGGACAGCTCCACGCGCTCCTCGAGCTGGCGCTGGCGGTAGTGATCGAGGACCGTCTCCTCCATGTCCTCCACGTCGAGGTCCCGCTCGGCCAGCTGCACCAGCTGCGGCGCGCGGCCCAGGCGCTTCATCACCTCGTCCACGTACTGGAGCTTCTTGAGCGCGCCCCAGCCCGTGTACCGCCTGGCCCAGTCCAGCCCCGGGGTGAGCCACACGGCGAACGTCTCGGCGAAGTCCTCGTCCGGGTGCTTCTGCGCGTACCAGCCGCTGATGTGCACCACGTACTTGCGGCTGAACGGCTGCGGCTTGTAGTTCTCCTGGTAGGGCTTGGAGTAGTCCCCGAAGATCTTCCGCCACTCGTCCGTGTCGTAGAGCTTGTAGGCGTAGTTGAACGCGTGCCCGGCCTCGTGGCGCAGGTACATGAGGATCTCGCGCTCCGTCTCCGCCTCGCCGCCCAGCTCCGCCTCGATGGAGTGCAGCCGAGGGTCCGCCAGGTAGAACGGCAGCCCGATCACCGGCACTCCGGACGGGCAGCCCCACTGATCCGACAGGTAGCACTCGGGCCGGAAGGAGATGCCCTTGGCCTCCAGCTCGGCGTAGAGCTGGTGGATGTAGCGCTCCAGGGCCGTGCCCTTGAGGTGGAGCTTGAGGTCCTTGATTCGCGCCTGGAGCAGCGCCTCGCGCTCGGGCCGGCGTGGTGAGTCGGCCGCCTCGTGCGGGTCGGCCAGCGTCTTTTCGCGGAAGGTGATCTGGGAGGAAGAGAGCATCGGGTCCCCGGAGGGCCTCGGAGTGTAGCGATGAGGCCTTCGGGGTAAATTGGCTCGCTTCCTACTGCATGCAAATGCTTGAAATGACTGAGTAATATGGCCTCAAACGACCCCTCGAAGGGGCGCCGGGAGGCCATTCTGGCGAGTGTGTCAGTGTGCGCCCGCTGACTACTCGAAGACGGAGATGTCCGAGCCGCCGCCCGTCTGCTTGGGGGGCTTCTTGGTGGGAGGAGGCGTGCGCGCGATGGCCGTCAGCGTGACCTCCACCGGCATGGAGTCGCTGGCGACGGCGCTGAAGTCCAGCGGGCGATCCACCTCGTGGTAGCCCGAGAGGCGGAAGGTGAGCTTGTGTTTCTTGTCGCGGGCGAGCCTCAGGTCCATGGGCGTGGCGCCGATCTGGACGCCCTCTTCATTGAAGATGGCGGCGCCCGCGGGCATGGAGGTGCACTTCACGGTGACCATCGGGTTGATGGCGGGCTCGGGCGGCTTCGTCTCCTCGGGCGGCGGAGGCTTCACCGGGGGCGGCTTCGGCGTCTCGGTGCGGGTGGCCTCGACGACCTTGGGCGGCGGGGCCGGAGGCGGAGTGCTGACGCGCCGGATGGCCACCACGCCGGCGCCCGCGGCGAGCAGGAGCACGGGGAGGCCGATGAGCGCCGCCTTCTTGCCCGCGGACATGCCCTGGGGCGCAG of the Hyalangium gracile genome contains:
- a CDS encoding putative zinc-binding metallopeptidase; amino-acid sequence: MLSSSQITFREKTLADPHEAADSPRRPEREALLQARIKDLKLHLKGTALERYIHQLYAELEAKGISFRPECYLSDQWGCPSGVPVIGLPFYLADPRLHSIEAELGGEAETEREILMYLRHEAGHAFNYAYKLYDTDEWRKIFGDYSKPYQENYKPQPFSRKYVVHISGWYAQKHPDEDFAETFAVWLTPGLDWARRYTGWGALKKLQYVDEVMKRLGRAPQLVQLAERDLDVEDMEETVLDHYRQRQLEERVELSLREHLDQDLLGLFEPPDTAPASAETLIRAERQSLIQSVTQYSGVGRPVVVALVDHLLERAVALRLAIHLDKTREYLTKLTSLVTALAMNYLYTDRFFEVD